A section of the Terriglobales bacterium genome encodes:
- a CDS encoding RecQ family ATP-dependent DNA helicase, with product MNSNSAILTALQRYWGYDSFRPLQERIVSSLLAGRDTCVVMPTGGGKSLCYQLPAAMLSEKTVIVISPLIALMQDQIAQLAQMGIPAASLNSSLAGSEQNKTVHDATQGRFRLLYLSPERLARKDTIEWLKRVPVSFFAIDEAHCISEWGHEFRPEYRQLSALRQHFPDLPIAAFTASATRQVRHDIIAQLRLRNPDKYIASFHRPNLKYLVKQCQYGTQDALLLQALRQYSGSNIIVYSPTINRVEQTVDFLEERGIPAVAYHGKMDSDARRRNQERWMSDDVRVLVGTIAFGLGINKAAVRAVIHLSLPKSIEQYYQEAGRAGRDGLAADCLLLWQARDVGLLTYFIEQMSDAAEKERSWQRYHQIRRFVDEGKCRHLQICSHFGQTPKWNTCGACDVCGAEPAWLRMAEPVTTKKRGRYVLPVQAATELEAPNSASADPSAKPEPDVDYDLSDYLREWRRNAARQQGIAAFIVMHDTTVESLCRIRPTNLMELRRVHGFGERKIELYGRQILDALRRFNEGARATDKPQNKRSKPAAETLGLLAQGHTLAEVAAIRGRQIGSVVTLVAEMVEARKVQFQRNWVGEQKVTEIEAACAKVGMERLRPIKDALPAEVTFEEIRLVVADLKSRPAPRNSAKSAEA from the coding sequence ATGAATTCAAATTCCGCGATCTTGACAGCGCTGCAGCGATATTGGGGCTACGATTCTTTTCGTCCCTTGCAGGAGCGCATAGTTTCCAGCCTGCTCGCCGGTCGCGATACGTGCGTTGTGATGCCGACCGGTGGTGGCAAGTCCCTCTGTTATCAGCTGCCCGCGGCGATGCTGTCTGAGAAGACGGTGATCGTAATCTCGCCCTTGATCGCCCTAATGCAGGACCAAATTGCGCAGCTCGCCCAAATGGGGATTCCTGCCGCGAGTCTCAATAGCTCGCTTGCCGGTAGCGAACAGAACAAGACAGTGCACGATGCCACACAGGGACGCTTCCGTCTGCTCTATCTCTCGCCCGAACGACTCGCGCGCAAGGACACGATCGAGTGGTTAAAACGTGTGCCGGTTTCGTTCTTCGCTATCGACGAAGCACACTGCATTTCCGAATGGGGACACGAGTTTCGCCCGGAGTACCGGCAACTCAGCGCCTTGCGCCAGCATTTTCCTGATCTGCCGATCGCAGCCTTTACTGCGAGCGCAACCCGACAGGTACGCCACGATATCATCGCACAGCTCCGACTAAGGAATCCTGACAAGTACATCGCCAGTTTTCATCGTCCCAATCTGAAATACCTCGTGAAGCAGTGCCAATATGGCACACAGGACGCGCTGCTCCTGCAGGCGCTGCGTCAGTACTCAGGAAGCAACATCATCGTTTATTCACCTACGATCAATCGGGTGGAACAGACGGTCGATTTTCTCGAGGAGCGAGGCATTCCCGCGGTTGCATATCACGGCAAGATGGATAGCGACGCGCGTCGACGGAATCAGGAGCGCTGGATGTCTGACGACGTGCGCGTGCTGGTCGGCACCATTGCTTTCGGGCTGGGAATCAATAAAGCCGCCGTGCGCGCAGTGATTCACTTGTCGCTTCCGAAATCGATCGAGCAGTACTACCAGGAGGCAGGACGTGCCGGTCGCGATGGGCTGGCCGCTGACTGCCTGCTGCTGTGGCAGGCCCGCGACGTTGGTCTGCTCACCTACTTCATCGAACAAATGAGCGACGCCGCGGAAAAAGAGCGCTCCTGGCAGCGATACCACCAGATTCGCCGCTTTGTCGATGAGGGAAAGTGCCGTCATCTACAGATTTGCTCGCACTTCGGCCAAACTCCAAAATGGAACACTTGTGGCGCATGCGATGTGTGCGGTGCCGAGCCCGCCTGGTTGAGAATGGCGGAGCCAGTAACGACTAAGAAACGTGGCAGATATGTCCTACCGGTGCAGGCGGCCACGGAGCTGGAGGCGCCGAATTCGGCATCGGCCGATCCATCCGCAAAGCCGGAGCCGGATGTTGATTACGACCTCAGTGACTACCTTCGCGAGTGGCGGAGGAATGCAGCACGGCAGCAGGGAATCGCTGCGTTTATCGTGATGCACGACACTACGGTCGAATCACTGTGCCGTATTCGTCCCACGAACCTGATGGAGCTTCGCCGGGTTCATGGCTTCGGCGAGCGCAAGATCGAGCTGTACGGCAGGCAGATACTCGACGCCTTGCGTCGATTCAACGAAGGCGCGCGTGCCACAGACAAGCCTCAGAATAAGCGATCGAAGCCTGCCGCAGAGACTCTGGGCCTCTTGGCTCAAGGACACACGCTGGCCGAAGTGGCGGCCATCCGCGGGCGCCAGATCGGCAGTGTTGTTACGCTCGTCGCGGAGATGGTCGAAGCCCGGAAGGTGCAGTTTCAGCGCAACTGGGTGGGGGAGCAGAAGGTAACAGAGATCGAAGCGGCTTGCGCCAAGGTTGGGATGGAGCGACTGAGGCCCATCAAGGACGCTCTCCCGGCCGAAGTTACCTTTGAAGAAATCCGGCTTGTCGTAGCCGACTTAAAGTCGCGACCCGCACCGCGGAACAGCGCGAAATCCGCCGAAGCATAG
- the hflX gene encoding GTPase HflX, whose product MARQAIEASRLESLESAEQNPSPKNTKAADAFLGLSAEDSMAEFRELATSAGAEVVGEVIQRRDKLEPATLIGRGKLEEITGAVAGSRADVVLFDHDLSPSQQRNIERELQARVIDRTQLILDIFARHARTREGQLQVELAQLEYLLPRLAGRGVEMSQLGGGIGTRGPGETQLETDRRKIYRRMRHVQQQLENVRRVRAQQRQRREAVPVETVALVGYTNAGKSTLFNALTKAGVLASSRMFATLDPTLRSITLPSKRKVLLSDTVGFIRNLPHTLVTSFRATLEEVQRASLILHLADATSPNAAEQQEQVEKVLAELEVQEKPTVHVLNKIDLLSPAQRNALPGGDKVVQVSAMKGIGLEALLQRIDATLTADPVERIEISVPQSEGKVLAMIEARANILNREYRQDRVQLTVEGPKSLLWRLQNFESSSAGVVIPKRDSRKPRSVLRRLRKR is encoded by the coding sequence ATGGCGAGACAAGCGATCGAAGCCTCGCGCCTGGAATCCCTGGAGAGCGCCGAACAGAACCCTTCCCCAAAGAACACAAAAGCTGCTGATGCCTTTCTCGGCCTCTCCGCCGAGGATTCAATGGCTGAATTTCGCGAACTGGCGACCAGTGCTGGAGCCGAAGTTGTCGGTGAAGTCATACAGCGTCGCGACAAGCTGGAGCCGGCAACACTCATCGGCCGCGGCAAGCTCGAGGAAATTACCGGAGCCGTTGCCGGATCGCGTGCCGATGTCGTGCTCTTCGATCACGATCTTTCTCCTTCACAACAGCGCAACATCGAACGCGAGCTGCAGGCTCGGGTGATTGACCGAACGCAGCTCATCCTCGACATCTTTGCGCGGCACGCGCGTACTCGCGAAGGTCAACTCCAGGTTGAACTGGCGCAATTGGAATACCTGCTGCCCCGACTAGCCGGGCGCGGTGTGGAAATGTCGCAGCTCGGCGGCGGTATTGGCACACGCGGACCCGGTGAAACACAGCTCGAAACCGATCGCCGGAAGATTTACCGCCGCATGCGCCATGTGCAGCAGCAGCTCGAGAATGTGCGTCGCGTGCGCGCGCAACAGCGTCAACGGCGCGAGGCCGTCCCCGTGGAAACAGTGGCGCTCGTGGGATACACCAATGCGGGAAAGTCGACATTGTTCAATGCGCTTACCAAGGCTGGAGTTCTTGCCTCCTCGCGCATGTTCGCGACTCTCGATCCAACCCTGCGCTCGATTACTCTGCCTTCGAAACGCAAGGTCCTGCTTTCAGACACGGTTGGATTTATTCGTAACCTACCGCACACATTAGTTACCTCCTTCCGCGCGACTTTGGAAGAAGTGCAGCGCGCTTCATTGATTCTGCACCTCGCCGACGCGACCAGCCCCAACGCCGCTGAACAGCAGGAGCAGGTTGAGAAGGTTCTTGCCGAACTCGAGGTGCAGGAAAAGCCGACGGTTCACGTCTTGAACAAGATCGATTTGCTTTCTCCTGCGCAACGGAACGCGCTTCCTGGCGGTGACAAGGTCGTTCAGGTCTCGGCGATGAAGGGCATTGGGCTGGAAGCGCTGCTGCAGAGAATCGACGCGACGCTGACAGCCGATCCGGTGGAGCGCATAGAAATCAGCGTGCCGCAGAGCGAGGGCAAAGTGCTTGCCATGATTGAGGCCCGCGCGAACATCCTGAATCGGGAATATAGGCAAGATCGCGTTCAGTTGACAGTAGAGGGTCCTAAGTCGCTCCTGTGGCGGCTGCAGAACTTCGAGTCAAGCTCCGCTGGAGTGGTGATTCCAAAACGAGACTCACGTAAGCCCCGCTCTGTTCTGAGACGTCTTCGTAAACGATAA
- the hfq gene encoding RNA chaperone Hfq, which produces METKPAQNIQDTFLNTARKDKSPITIYLMSGVKLSGRIRSFDKYSVVLETNNQEQLIFKHAISTVVMARGSHFGERPAASEHRPPASERSTAGHDAAPPTAVSEG; this is translated from the coding sequence ATGGAAACAAAGCCGGCACAGAATATTCAGGATACTTTTCTTAACACTGCTCGTAAGGACAAGTCTCCAATCACCATTTATCTGATGAGTGGAGTGAAGCTGAGCGGACGCATCCGGTCCTTCGACAAATACTCAGTCGTACTCGAAACCAACAACCAGGAGCAGCTCATCTTCAAGCATGCGATCTCCACGGTAGTCATGGCGCGCGGATCGCATTTCGGAGAACGTCCCGCAGCTTCCGAGCATCGTCCACCCGCGTCGGAGCGCTCGACGGCTGGGCATGATGCTGCGCCTCCTACAGCAGTTTCCGAAGGCTGA
- a CDS encoding BON domain-containing protein, whose product MKLLATFVVLGGLAFAQAQSGNTQLAIRPGTPDPKEQRIVKEVRHELVMLPYYSLFDDLEYSVNGDTVTLLGAVTNPTLKKDAENVVKRIEGVNKVNNQIKVLPPSPMDDRIRQETARAISRQGGLYRYFMGAVPSIHIIVDSGHVTLKGVVDNEADDTQARLAANQVPGVFSVKDELQVLNQKTAKK is encoded by the coding sequence ATGAAGTTACTGGCAACGTTTGTAGTTCTCGGGGGCCTCGCTTTCGCTCAAGCCCAGTCGGGCAACACTCAGTTAGCGATCCGTCCAGGAACGCCGGATCCGAAAGAGCAGCGCATTGTGAAGGAGGTTCGTCACGAACTGGTGATGCTCCCGTATTACTCACTGTTTGACGATCTCGAGTATTCCGTAAATGGTGACACTGTGACTCTACTCGGGGCGGTTACGAATCCTACGCTGAAGAAGGACGCCGAGAACGTGGTGAAGCGCATTGAAGGCGTGAACAAGGTCAACAATCAGATCAAAGTGTTGCCGCCTTCCCCGATGGATGATCGCATTCGGCAAGAAACAGCGCGCGCGATCTCAAGGCAAGGCGGGCTCTACCGCTACTTCATGGGAGCTGTGCCATCGATCCACATCATTGTGGATAGTGGTCACGTAACCCTGAAGGGTGTGGTTGATAACGAGGCAGACGATACGCAGGCGAGATTGGCCGCGAATCAAGTCCCTGGTGTCTTCTCGGTTAAGGATGAGCTCCAGGTTCTGAATCAGAAGACAGCAAAAAAGTAA
- a CDS encoding response regulator, with product MTDSRPKILSIDDNQSLNSMRQMVLAVSGFDCDLASTAEQALAMILTCHYDAILLDYYLPGTTGSQVANTIKTLRPEVPIIVVTGEELDEHSDAVHSYMVKGEGPEVLLAKLHSVVNAKSINSRTMQAAAS from the coding sequence ATGACCGATTCTCGACCGAAAATTCTCAGCATCGATGACAATCAGTCACTCAACTCGATGCGGCAAATGGTTCTTGCTGTAAGTGGCTTCGATTGCGATTTGGCCAGCACTGCAGAGCAGGCTCTGGCCATGATACTTACCTGTCATTATGACGCTATTTTGCTCGATTATTACCTGCCCGGAACAACCGGTTCCCAAGTTGCGAACACAATCAAGACTCTGCGCCCAGAGGTACCGATCATCGTGGTCACGGGCGAAGAACTGGACGAGCACAGCGACGCCGTTCACAGTTACATGGTCAAAGGCGAAGGGCCTGAAGTTCTCTTGGCAAAACTGCATTCCGTAGTGAATGCCAAAAGTATCAATTCTCGGACGATGCAGGCGGCTGCGAGTTGA